From Deltaproteobacteria bacterium, one genomic window encodes:
- a CDS encoding alpha/beta fold hydrolase: MSADTAKSRILALGAERPTIEVLEAGSGAPLLFLHGAGGVAAWAGVLPLLAREFHVYAPLLPGFGQSTGLDYLDDQFDLFLHGFDVMDALGLNQPYVVGESMGGWMAAEMAALRPDKIGRLALAAPIGLWRDEAPVADMFGMMNHEMVPLLFHDVTCPAAQAMLGLNALISDKDDRTAAQVETLIALARGARTAAKFLFPVPENGLERRLWRIQAETLIVWGANDRFIAPSYADIFKQKIRNAQVLQIPNAGHLLALEASAALGKALCDWGKRER; this comes from the coding sequence GTGAGCGCGGATACGGCGAAGTCTCGTATACTGGCGCTCGGCGCCGAGCGCCCGACGATTGAAGTGCTCGAAGCTGGCAGCGGCGCGCCGTTGCTGTTCCTGCACGGCGCCGGCGGCGTCGCGGCGTGGGCGGGGGTGCTGCCGCTGCTGGCGCGCGAGTTTCATGTCTATGCACCGCTATTGCCGGGATTCGGTCAGTCCACCGGTCTCGACTATCTCGACGATCAGTTTGATTTGTTTCTGCACGGCTTCGACGTGATGGATGCGCTCGGCTTGAACCAGCCGTACGTCGTCGGTGAGTCGATGGGCGGCTGGATGGCGGCGGAGATGGCCGCGCTGCGTCCCGACAAGATCGGCCGGCTCGCGTTGGCGGCGCCGATCGGGTTGTGGCGCGACGAAGCACCGGTTGCCGACATGTTCGGCATGATGAACCACGAGATGGTGCCGTTGCTGTTTCACGACGTCACGTGTCCGGCGGCGCAGGCGATGCTCGGACTGAATGCGCTCATCAGCGACAAGGACGATCGCACCGCCGCGCAGGTCGAGACGCTGATCGCGTTAGCGCGCGGCGCGCGCACCGCGGCGAAGTTTCTGTTCCCGGTACCGGAGAACGGACTCGAGCGGCGGCTATGGCGCATTCAAGCCGAGACACTGATCGTCTGGGGCGCCAATGATCGCTTCATCGCGCCGTCGTATGCTGACATCTTCAAGCAGAAGATCCGCAACGCCCAGGTGTTGCAGATCCCCAATGCCGGCCATCTGCTCGCGCTCGAAGCGTCGGCTGCCCTCGGCAAGGCCTTGTGCGACTGGGGCAAGCGCGAACGTTAG
- a CDS encoding beta-lactamase family protein, with protein MTPTIHGTCDARFAPLRDTFVRNFSTFGETGAALSITIDNKPVVDLWAGHADAARTKEWRADTIVNVYSTTKGMAAICAHRLADQGRLDFDAPVTKYWPEFAQAGKSDLPVRYLLSHQAGLPAVKRAMEPHAMYEPLKMATALAAQEPWWQPGTKHGYHAVTYGWLVGEVVRRITGKTLGTFFRDEVAQPLGVDFHIGLPVEHEPRVAPLILPPPPTAEQADLFAEILKDPESMLAKAFINPPVPLDAVNSREWRAAEIPAANGHTNARALARVYGVLASGGALNGTRLLSQAAIDGALIQQADGPDAVLPLHTRFGLGFMLSTPKEKMGPNPRTFGHGGMGGSMAFADPDARLGFGYVMNEMHSGLWLIDPRPVALIEALYASLA; from the coding sequence GTGACCCCAACGATCCACGGAACTTGTGATGCGCGCTTCGCGCCGTTGCGCGACACCTTCGTGCGCAACTTCTCCACCTTCGGCGAGACCGGCGCTGCGCTGTCGATCACGATCGACAACAAGCCCGTCGTCGATCTGTGGGCTGGCCACGCCGATGCCGCGCGCACCAAGGAGTGGCGGGCCGACACCATCGTCAACGTCTACTCGACCACCAAAGGGATGGCGGCGATCTGCGCGCACCGCTTGGCGGATCAAGGGCGACTCGACTTCGACGCGCCGGTGACGAAGTACTGGCCTGAGTTCGCGCAAGCGGGCAAGAGCGACCTGCCGGTGCGCTATCTGCTCAGCCACCAAGCGGGGTTGCCGGCGGTGAAGCGCGCGATGGAACCGCACGCGATGTACGAGCCGCTGAAGATGGCGACGGCGCTGGCGGCGCAGGAACCGTGGTGGCAGCCCGGTACCAAACACGGCTATCACGCGGTGACGTATGGCTGGCTCGTTGGCGAAGTGGTGAGGCGGATCACCGGCAAGACGCTCGGCACGTTCTTCCGCGACGAAGTGGCGCAGCCGCTCGGCGTCGATTTCCACATTGGCTTGCCGGTGGAACATGAGCCCCGCGTCGCACCGCTAATTCTCCCGCCACCGCCGACGGCGGAGCAGGCCGACCTGTTTGCCGAGATCCTCAAGGACCCGGAGTCGATGCTCGCCAAGGCGTTCATCAATCCGCCAGTGCCACTCGACGCGGTCAACTCGCGCGAATGGCGCGCCGCGGAAATTCCCGCGGCCAACGGGCACACCAACGCCCGTGCGCTGGCGCGCGTGTACGGTGTGCTCGCGAGTGGTGGTGCGCTCAACGGGACGCGCTTGCTGAGCCAAGCGGCGATTGATGGCGCGCTGATCCAGCAAGCGGACGGACCCGACGCGGTGCTGCCGCTCCACACGCGTTTCGGCCTCGGCTTCATGCTGTCGACCCCGAAGGAAAAGATGGGTCCGAACCCGCGCACCTTCGGCCACGGCGGCATGGGTGGCTCGATGGCATTTGCAGACCCCGACGCGCGTCTGGGGTTCGGCTACGTGATGAACGAAATGCACAGCGGCCTGTGGCTGATCGACCCGCGCCCGGTGGCGTTGATCGAGGCGCTCTACGCGTCACTGGCGTGA